Proteins from one Bos taurus isolate L1 Dominette 01449 registration number 42190680 breed Hereford chromosome 7, ARS-UCD2.0, whole genome shotgun sequence genomic window:
- the NFILZ gene encoding NFIL3 like protein, translated as MEILVYNLGTFQRDSFRAISCFQSKNSSFLPQGSQATVDVGLLVLPDVPHGHRKTLPGARVRGPAVRRQREFMPEEKKDTVYWEKRRKNNEAAKRSREKRRLNDAALEGRLAALLEENALLRAELRALKHRFGLLPATGGTRTLPTLLWDSPWPGDSSPRADQTLTLPGSHGCLLRPCSLDAGVPGCWRCLVAHRWTSLATPPRSLQDPASKRVDMALQAALPAAFFSCHLLDRHGGPRPELRPCWGLWSPIPTAYQASGSSDVLLTAGVDPMGLPPRVACPVPENHPQEDLAQASLPHKLRIKSRASSSVPWGWESGGSPI; from the exons ATGGAGATCTTGGTGTATAACCTTGGCACTTTTCAG AGGGACTCGTTCAGGGCAATTTCCTGCTTCCAGTCCAAGAATTCGTCTTTCCTCCCCCAGGGCTCCCAGGCGACCGTGGATGTGGGTCTCTTGGTCCTCCCGGATGTACCCCACGGTCACCGCAAAACTCTGCCGGGAGCGCGGGTCCGCGGTCCGGCCGTGCGCCGGCAGCGGGAGTTCATGCCCGAAGAGAAGAAGGACACGGTTTACTGGGAGAAGCGCAGGAAGAACAACGAGGCGGCCAAGAGATCCCGCGAGAAGCGCCGTCTCAATGACGCGGCCCTGGAGGGCCGGCTGGCCGCCCTGCTCGAGGAGAATGCTTTGCTCAGGGCTGAGCTGCGGGCGCTCAAGCATCGCTTTGGCCTCCTGCCCGCCACGGGTGGGACCCGGACCCTGCCTACTCTGCTATGGGATTCCCCCTGGCCTGGGGACTCCAGTCCTAGGGCTGATCAGACCCTGACTCTACCTGGCTCCCACGGTTGCCTCTTGAGACCGTGTTCCTTGGACGCTGGGGTTCCAGGATGCTGGCGCTGCCTAGTGGCTCACAGGTGGACTAGCCTGGCCACTCCTCCCAGGTCCCTCCAGGACCCTGCCTCAAAAAGAGTGGACATGGCCTTGCAGGCTGCCCTGCCTGCTGCCTTCTTCAGCTGTCACCTCCTGGATAGGCATGGGGGCCCCAGACCAGAGCTCAGGCCCTGCTGGGGGCTGTGGTCACCCATACCCACTGCATACCAGGCCTCAGGGTCCTCTGACGTGTTGCTGACAGCCGGTGTGGATCCCATGGGGTTGCCTCCCAGAGTGGCCTGCCCGGTCCCTGAGAACCATCCCCAGGAGGATCTGgctcaggcctccctgccccataAATTGCGAATCAAGTCCCGAGCTTCCAGCAGTGTACCTTGGGGCTGGGAGAGTGGCGGGAGCCCCATCTGA